In the Campylobacter showae genome, one interval contains:
- the lepA gene encoding translation elongation factor 4, giving the protein MKNIRNFSIIAHIDHGKSTLADRLIQECGAVSDREMSSQIMDTMDIEKERGITIKAQSVRLNYALGGENYVLNLIDTPGHVDFSYEVSRSLASCEGALLVVDASQGVEAQTIANVYIALENNLEIIPVINKIDLPAADPERVKNEIEHVIGLDCSGAIEVSAKTGIGIKELLEAIITRIPAPGGEAEKPLKTLIYDSWFDNYLGALALVRVYDGELKKNDEILVMGTGKKHIVLDLMYPNPIAPIKTANLGAGEVGIVVLGLKNVSDVQVGDTITLARNPVKEPVGGFERAKPFVFAGLYPIETDKFEDLHDALDKLKLNDSSISYEPETSVALGFGFRVGFLGLLHMEVIKERLEREFDLDLIATAPTVTYEVVQTDGQILRIQNPSQLPPVNKIEHIKEPYVKSTIITPSEFLGNIITLLNNRRAVQTKMDYITPERVLLEYDIPMNEIVMDFYDKLKSSTKGYASFDYEPSDYRAGDLVKLDIKVAGETVDALSIIVPESKAQSKGRDFVKAMKEIVPRQLFEVAIQASIGNKVIARETVKSMGKNVTAKCYGGDITRKRKLLEKQKEGKKRMKAIGKVNLPQEAFLSVLKID; this is encoded by the coding sequence ATGAAAAACATCAGAAATTTTAGCATCATCGCTCATATCGACCACGGCAAATCCACTCTCGCAGACCGCCTGATCCAGGAGTGCGGAGCCGTCAGCGACCGCGAGATGAGCAGCCAAATCATGGACACGATGGACATCGAAAAAGAGCGCGGCATCACGATCAAGGCTCAGTCCGTGCGCCTAAACTACGCGCTCGGAGGCGAAAATTACGTCCTAAATTTGATCGACACTCCTGGCCACGTGGATTTTAGCTACGAAGTAAGCCGCTCCTTAGCTAGCTGCGAGGGCGCGCTGCTAGTGGTGGACGCTTCTCAGGGCGTAGAGGCTCAAACCATCGCAAACGTCTACATCGCGCTAGAAAATAACCTAGAAATCATCCCCGTTATCAACAAAATCGACCTCCCAGCAGCTGATCCTGAGCGCGTAAAAAACGAGATCGAGCACGTTATAGGGCTTGACTGCAGCGGAGCGATCGAGGTCAGCGCAAAAACGGGTATCGGCATCAAAGAGCTGCTAGAAGCCATCATCACGCGCATTCCGGCCCCTGGCGGCGAGGCGGAAAAACCGCTAAAAACGCTCATCTACGACAGCTGGTTTGACAACTATTTGGGCGCTTTGGCGCTTGTGCGCGTCTATGACGGCGAGCTAAAGAAAAACGACGAAATCCTAGTCATGGGCACGGGCAAAAAGCATATCGTGCTAGATCTCATGTATCCAAACCCCATCGCCCCGATAAAAACGGCAAATTTGGGCGCGGGCGAGGTCGGCATCGTGGTGCTAGGGCTAAAAAACGTCAGCGACGTGCAGGTGGGCGATACGATCACGCTAGCTCGTAACCCTGTAAAAGAGCCGGTCGGCGGCTTTGAGCGGGCTAAGCCGTTCGTATTTGCGGGACTTTATCCGATCGAAACGGATAAATTTGAAGATCTGCACGACGCTCTGGATAAACTCAAGCTAAACGACAGCTCTATCAGCTATGAGCCGGAAACCTCGGTCGCGCTTGGGTTTGGCTTTCGCGTCGGCTTTTTGGGACTGCTGCATATGGAGGTTATCAAGGAGCGTTTGGAGCGCGAATTTGACCTAGACCTCATCGCTACGGCTCCGACCGTGACCTATGAGGTAGTGCAAACCGACGGTCAAATTTTACGCATCCAAAACCCAAGCCAGCTCCCGCCGGTCAATAAAATCGAGCATATCAAAGAACCCTACGTCAAATCCACAATCATCACGCCAAGCGAGTTTTTGGGCAACATCATCACGCTACTAAACAACCGCCGCGCCGTGCAGACTAAGATGGACTACATCACGCCCGAGCGCGTGCTGCTCGAGTACGACATCCCGATGAATGAGATCGTGATGGACTTTTACGACAAGCTAAAATCAAGCACCAAAGGCTACGCAAGCTTCGACTACGAGCCTAGCGACTACCGCGCGGGCGATCTAGTCAAACTTGATATCAAGGTCGCGGGTGAGACCGTGGACGCGCTCTCCATCATCGTGCCCGAAAGTAAAGCCCAGTCCAAAGGGCGCGATTTCGTAAAAGCAATGAAAGAGATCGTGCCGCGCCAACTCTTTGAGGTGGCTATTCAAGCCAGCATCGGCAACAAAGTGATCGCGCGCGAAACTGTAAAATCTATGGGCAAGAACGTAACCGCCAAGTGCTACGGCGGCGACATCACGCGCAAGCGTAAGCTACTCGAAAAGCAAAAAGAGGGTAAAAAGCGCATGAAAGCTATCGGCAAGGTAAATTTGCCGCAAGAGGCGTTTTTAAGCGTTTTAAAAATAGACTAG
- a CDS encoding ABC transporter six-transmembrane domain-containing protein encodes MQNSAFKTLTLIAKKNFKKLFLTFSLVLAENGLFLVYPVLAGIAINAIVAGDTLLALSYSCMVFVGWGLGSIRRRVDTQVFTRIYAGFAVSVIMNEKRASKDESVIIARANLSREFVDFFEQYFPVFFTSVVSIFGSAIMLLFIEFYVGLAVFALLAVFGVLLPKYIAKNDRLYLKLNNQLEREAGRISAGDERTLKRHYDVLSKLRIRISNREAMSFFIIGASAAAIFSLAIFLLSSNHANAGHIYSVLTYLWTFAISLDDAPRLVEEFSKLKDIGKRVNVELEGDLAKI; translated from the coding sequence ATGCAAAATAGCGCATTTAAGACGCTAACGCTCATTGCAAAGAAAAATTTTAAAAAACTGTTCTTGACGTTTAGCCTGGTTTTGGCGGAAAACGGGCTATTTCTCGTCTATCCCGTGCTCGCAGGCATCGCCATAAACGCCATCGTAGCGGGCGATACGCTTTTGGCACTTAGCTACTCGTGCATGGTGTTCGTGGGCTGGGGGCTAGGCTCGATTAGGCGGCGCGTGGATACGCAGGTATTTACTAGGATATATGCAGGATTTGCCGTAAGCGTGATAATGAACGAAAAAAGAGCCTCAAAAGACGAAAGCGTCATAATCGCAAGGGCAAATTTATCTCGCGAATTCGTGGATTTTTTCGAGCAGTATTTTCCCGTATTTTTTACCTCGGTCGTATCGATTTTCGGCTCGGCGATCATGCTTTTATTTATCGAGTTCTACGTGGGTTTGGCAGTTTTTGCCCTGCTCGCGGTTTTTGGAGTTTTGCTACCCAAATACATCGCCAAAAACGACCGCTTGTATCTAAAGCTAAACAACCAGCTAGAGCGCGAGGCAGGACGCATAAGCGCAGGCGATGAGCGCACGCTAAAGCGCCACTACGACGTACTTTCAAAGCTTCGTATCCGCATTTCAAACAGAGAGGCAATGAGTTTTTTTATCATCGGCGCGAGTGCGGCGGCGATTTTTAGCTTGGCGATATTTTTACTCTCGAGCAATCATGCAAATGCGGGTCACATCTACTCGGTGCTTACCTATCTATGGACGTTTGCGATCAGTCTTGACGACGCGCCGAGGCTAGTGGAAGAGTTTAGCAAGTTAAAAGACATAGGCAAGCGCGTAAACGTCGAGCTAGAGGGGGATTTGGCTAAAATTTAA
- a CDS encoding cupin domain-containing protein: MSNYKIVSTKNEPRVELKDALGLSGCELSINELPANVSVPFVHSHKQNEELYLVLKGGGTLFIDGEETAVGEGDAVRIDPDGKRCFKAGAQGMKFICIQTKRGSLEQYTNGDGVINEDVKPSWL; the protein is encoded by the coding sequence ATGTCAAACTACAAGATCGTTTCAACGAAAAACGAACCGAGAGTCGAGCTGAAAGATGCTCTAGGCTTAAGCGGCTGCGAGCTTTCTATCAATGAGCTTCCGGCAAATGTGAGCGTGCCTTTCGTGCATTCGCACAAGCAAAACGAGGAGCTTTACTTGGTGCTAAAAGGCGGCGGCACGCTTTTCATCGACGGCGAGGAAACGGCGGTGGGCGAGGGCGACGCGGTCCGCATCGATCCGGACGGCAAAAGGTGCTTTAAGGCAGGCGCGCAGGGGATGAAGTTTATCTGTATCCAGACCAAACGCGGCAGCCTGGAGCAGTACACTAACGGCGACGGCGTGATAAACGAGGACGTAAAGCCGAGCTGGCTGTAA
- the gyrA gene encoding DNA gyrase subunit A, whose amino-acid sequence MENIFENNQDIQTVDIEESIKTSYLDYSMSVIVGRALPDARDGLKPVHRRILYAMNNLGVGSRSPYMKSARIVGDVIGKYHPHGDTAVYDALVRMAQKFSMRYPAVDGQGNFGSIDGDGAAAMRYTEARMTNLTEEILRDIEKDTVDFIPNYDDRETEPDVLPSRVPNLLLNGSSGIAVGMATNIPPHSLDELIDGLLLVLENKNATLEEVMQYIKGPDFPTGGIIFGKKGIIEAYRTGRGRVKLRAKTHIEKKPNKDVIVVDELPYQTNKARLIEQIAELVKEKQIEGISEVRDESDKDGIRVVIELKRDAMSDIVLNNLFKSTTMESTFGVIMLAINNKEPKVFNLIELLKLFLNHRKTVIIRRTIFDLEKARARARILEGLKIALDNIDEVIELIKNSADTPSAREGLVAKFGLSELQANAILDMRLSKLTGLEREKLEAELAELMAEIARLDEILKSETLLEKLIKDELLEIKNKFKVPRITEIVDDYDDIDIEDLIPNENMVVTITHRGYIKRVPSKQYEKQKRGGKGKVAVTTYDDDFIESFFTSNTHDTLMFVTDRGQLYWLKVYKIPEGSRTAKGKAVVNLIQLQPDEKIKAIIPTTDFAESKSLAFFTKNGIVKRTNLSEFKNIRSIGVRAISLDENDELVTALIVEGEEEPINLIDELGIETEINEIEAIEAQIDEENSEENDENATEGSDDSEKMLFIVTKKGMCLKFKLSKVRQMGRTARGVTGIKFKEAGDEVVGAAVIESNEQEVLSISQKGIGKRTTAEEYRLTNRGGKGVICMKLTNRTGDLIGVVMVDDEQDLMALTSSGKMIRLDMQSIRKAGRNTSGVIVVNVDGDDVVSIAKCPKADEGEDESGEDTLENLE is encoded by the coding sequence ATGGAAAATATATTTGAAAACAATCAAGACATCCAAACCGTCGACATCGAAGAGTCGATAAAAACGAGCTACCTCGACTACTCGATGAGCGTCATCGTCGGTCGCGCCCTGCCTGACGCTAGAGACGGTCTAAAGCCCGTTCATAGACGCATCCTCTACGCGATGAACAACCTCGGAGTCGGCAGTCGCAGCCCGTACATGAAGTCCGCGCGTATCGTGGGCGACGTCATCGGTAAGTACCACCCGCACGGCGACACGGCCGTTTACGACGCGCTCGTGCGTATGGCGCAGAAATTTTCTATGCGCTATCCGGCGGTCGACGGTCAAGGAAACTTCGGCTCCATCGACGGCGACGGCGCGGCGGCGATGCGTTATACCGAAGCTAGGATGACTAATCTCACCGAAGAAATTTTACGCGATATCGAAAAAGACACGGTTGATTTTATCCCAAACTACGACGACAGAGAGACTGAGCCCGACGTCCTACCTAGCCGCGTGCCAAATTTGCTATTAAACGGCTCTAGCGGTATTGCCGTCGGTATGGCGACAAATATCCCGCCGCACAGCCTTGACGAGCTAATAGACGGGCTTTTGCTCGTGCTTGAAAATAAAAACGCGACGCTAGAAGAGGTGATGCAGTATATAAAAGGGCCTGATTTCCCAACGGGCGGGATAATATTTGGTAAAAAAGGCATCATCGAGGCCTACCGCACGGGACGCGGACGCGTGAAACTACGCGCCAAAACTCATATCGAAAAAAAGCCGAACAAAGACGTCATCGTCGTCGACGAACTGCCGTATCAGACAAATAAAGCCCGCCTCATCGAGCAGATCGCCGAGCTAGTCAAAGAAAAACAGATCGAAGGCATTAGCGAAGTGCGCGACGAATCCGACAAAGACGGCATCCGCGTCGTCATCGAGCTAAAACGCGACGCGATGAGCGATATCGTGCTAAACAATCTCTTTAAATCCACGACGATGGAGAGCACCTTTGGCGTCATAATGCTCGCGATAAACAACAAAGAGCCGAAGGTATTTAACCTAATCGAGCTTTTGAAGCTATTTTTAAATCACAGAAAAACCGTCATCATCCGCCGCACGATATTTGACCTAGAAAAAGCCAGAGCTAGAGCGCGTATCTTAGAAGGCTTAAAAATCGCGCTGGATAATATCGACGAAGTGATCGAGCTCATCAAAAATAGTGCCGACACGCCGAGCGCTCGCGAGGGCTTGGTAGCAAAATTCGGCCTTAGCGAGCTACAAGCAAACGCCATCCTAGACATGAGGCTAAGCAAGCTAACAGGTCTTGAGCGCGAAAAACTAGAGGCCGAGTTAGCCGAGCTGATGGCCGAAATCGCGCGCCTTGATGAAATTTTAAAGAGCGAAACCTTGCTAGAAAAACTAATCAAAGACGAGCTGCTTGAGATAAAAAATAAATTTAAAGTGCCGCGCATCACCGAGATCGTGGATGATTACGACGACATCGACATCGAGGACCTCATCCCTAACGAAAACATGGTCGTAACCATCACGCACCGAGGCTACATCAAGCGCGTGCCGAGCAAGCAGTACGAGAAGCAAAAACGCGGCGGCAAGGGCAAGGTCGCGGTAACTACGTACGACGACGACTTCATCGAGAGCTTCTTTACGAGCAACACTCACGATACGCTGATGTTCGTAACAGACCGCGGACAACTCTACTGGCTCAAAGTCTATAAGATACCTGAAGGAAGCCGCACGGCAAAAGGCAAAGCGGTAGTAAATCTCATCCAACTACAACCTGACGAAAAGATCAAGGCGATCATCCCGACGACCGATTTTGCCGAAAGCAAATCGCTCGCGTTTTTCACTAAAAACGGTATCGTAAAACGCACGAATTTAAGCGAATTTAAAAACATCCGCTCTATCGGCGTACGCGCTATCAGCCTAGACGAGAACGACGAGCTAGTAACGGCTCTCATCGTAGAAGGCGAGGAAGAGCCGATAAATCTAATTGACGAGCTTGGCATAGAGACCGAGATAAACGAGATAGAAGCGATAGAAGCCCAGATCGACGAAGAAAATAGCGAGGAAAACGACGAGAACGCGACCGAAGGAAGCGACGATAGCGAAAAGATGCTATTTATCGTAACCAAAAAGGGAATGTGTCTCAAATTTAAACTCAGCAAAGTCCGCCAGATGGGCAGAACGGCTCGCGGCGTGACGGGTATTAAATTTAAAGAAGCCGGCGACGAGGTCGTAGGCGCAGCCGTCATCGAAAGCAACGAGCAAGAAGTACTAAGCATATCTCAAAAAGGTATCGGTAAACGCACTACCGCAGAAGAATACCGCCTAACAAATCGCGGCGGCAAGGGCGTAATCTGCATGAAGCTAACTAACCGCACCGGCGATCTGATCGGCGTCGTAATGGTCGATGACGAACAAGATCTGATGGCTCTAACCTCAAGCGGCAAGATGATACGCCTCGATATGCAAAGCATCCGCAAAGCCGGCCGAAACACTAGTGGCGTCATCGTCGTAAATGTGGACGGCGACGACGTAGTAAGTATCGCAAAGTGCCCTAAAGCCGACGAAGGCGAGGACGAGAGCGGCGAAGATACGCTAGAAAATTTAGAATGA
- a CDS encoding transporter encodes MKKDVLIVILGLLCAFAGGSYMVSLIALNFAVALVCAAFSFMKKDYIFLLLLALNLALYFNAIDTPFEKPEFWTYHIPALANATYGLSALVYASGFLAFAPLAAYIYFLYSLCVVICTVREKLQNLR; translated from the coding sequence ATGAAAAAAGATGTATTAATCGTGATTTTAGGCCTTCTTTGCGCCTTTGCGGGCGGTAGCTATATGGTTTCTCTCATCGCGTTAAATTTCGCGGTAGCCTTGGTTTGCGCCGCTTTTTCTTTTATGAAAAAAGATTATATATTTTTGCTACTGCTAGCGCTAAATTTGGCTTTGTATTTCAACGCTATCGACACTCCTTTTGAAAAGCCTGAGTTTTGGACGTATCATATACCTGCACTCGCAAACGCGACATACGGCCTAAGCGCTCTAGTTTACGCCTCGGGATTTTTAGCTTTTGCTCCGCTGGCGGCGTATATTTATTTTTTGTATTCGCTTTGCGTCGTTATCTGCACCGTACGCGAAAAACTCCAAAATTTACGCTAA
- a CDS encoding ComF family protein, whose amino-acid sequence MRCANCGHLSLGVICQICKDHLLSSPARTRVLDGDFKIYSFFDYSEIKNLLHSKHLFHGSFVYGVLANLSFKIFASKFSFGSPVNAVPIDDRATSGYSHTAILARALKSAEIRPLYACLHAGSNVSYHGKDLAFRLKNPRNFKLLKTPKFPVILIDDIVTTGTTIDEARRTLQKVGCDVLFALTLADARY is encoded by the coding sequence ATGAGATGCGCTAACTGCGGGCATCTGAGCCTCGGCGTGATCTGTCAAATTTGCAAAGATCACCTGCTCTCCTCGCCCGCAAGGACGCGCGTTTTGGACGGCGATTTTAAAATTTACAGCTTTTTTGATTACTCCGAGATTAAAAACTTACTCCATTCAAAGCACCTATTTCACGGCTCTTTCGTTTACGGAGTGCTCGCAAATTTGAGTTTTAAAATTTTTGCTAGCAAATTTAGCTTCGGCTCGCCGGTAAACGCCGTGCCGATCGACGATAGAGCAACTAGCGGCTACTCGCATACGGCGATCCTAGCTCGCGCGTTAAAAAGCGCGGAAATCCGTCCGCTTTACGCCTGCTTGCACGCAGGCTCAAACGTCAGCTATCACGGTAAAGACCTAGCCTTTCGCCTAAAAAATCCGAGAAATTTTAAGCTCTTAAAAACGCCTAAATTTCCCGTTATCTTGATAGATGATATCGTGACGACGGGCACGACGATAGACGAAGCCAGACGGACGCTGCAAAAAGTCGGTTGCGATGTGCTTTTTGCGCTGACGCTTGCGGATGCGAGGTACTAA
- a CDS encoding dicarboxylate/amino acid:cation symporter — protein sequence MQSNAKRGIIQKYFEANLLLKILAGLILGAVCGIIFQDAKDAIVILKPFGDVFIRLLKMIIVPIVMASLIVGCSSISPSDLGRVGAKVLIFYILTSFLAIIVGLAVGLILEPGAGLHITGSGDIGGKAANAPSMSSILVNLFPTNPFEAIAKGEILQIITFSLFFGVALSFLKDSKDERLSRLGNLIYDVFDGINHIMFYVIRWIMEYAPFGVFALIFIVFSQQGVKAFGPLLGVTVSAYIGFAAQIFVVYFLICLIVKINPFKFIKKVRPPMLTAFVTRSSGGTLPISMKTAEEDMGIPKQIYGFALPVGATVNMNGTIIYLGICAMFIANAVGVELDSGAKMTIILTAVLAAVGTAGVPGAGAIMLLMVLESVGLKVEAGSAVAAAYALILGIDAILDMGRTSMNVTGDMLGALVVAKNEKKLDESKWVD from the coding sequence GTGCAATCAAACGCTAAACGCGGAATAATTCAAAAATATTTCGAGGCGAATTTGCTTCTAAAAATTTTAGCCGGACTTATTTTGGGCGCCGTTTGCGGCATCATTTTTCAAGACGCAAAGGACGCGATAGTTATCCTAAAGCCTTTTGGCGACGTGTTCATAAGACTTCTTAAGATGATCATCGTGCCTATCGTTATGGCTTCGCTCATCGTGGGCTGTAGCTCCATCTCGCCTTCCGATCTTGGCAGAGTGGGGGCAAAGGTGCTGATTTTTTACATATTGACGTCGTTTTTAGCCATCATAGTCGGGCTTGCGGTCGGTCTTATCTTAGAGCCTGGAGCCGGACTGCACATAACCGGCAGCGGCGACATAGGCGGCAAAGCCGCAAATGCGCCCAGCATGTCGTCGATACTCGTAAATTTATTTCCAACCAACCCTTTTGAAGCTATTGCAAAGGGCGAAATTTTACAAATCATAACTTTTAGCCTATTTTTCGGCGTCGCGCTTTCGTTTTTAAAGGATAGTAAAGACGAGAGGCTTAGCAGGCTGGGAAATTTGATCTACGACGTATTTGACGGGATCAACCACATCATGTTTTACGTCATAAGATGGATCATGGAGTACGCGCCGTTTGGTGTTTTCGCTCTTATATTTATCGTATTTTCTCAGCAAGGCGTAAAGGCTTTCGGACCGCTTTTGGGCGTCACGGTTAGCGCGTATATCGGCTTTGCGGCTCAAATTTTCGTCGTTTATTTCTTGATTTGCTTGATCGTTAAAATCAATCCGTTTAAATTTATCAAAAAAGTTCGCCCGCCTATGCTAACGGCTTTCGTAACCAGAAGCTCGGGCGGAACGCTGCCTATCTCGATGAAAACGGCCGAAGAAGACATGGGTATCCCAAAGCAAATTTACGGATTTGCGCTTCCGGTTGGAGCGACCGTAAACATGAACGGCACGATCATATATCTTGGTATCTGCGCGATGTTTATCGCTAACGCCGTGGGCGTGGAGCTTGACTCTGGGGCTAAAATGACCATAATACTAACGGCCGTCCTGGCTGCCGTGGGAACTGCCGGAGTGCCCGGAGCGGGCGCGATAATGCTTTTGATGGTACTTGAATCAGTCGGCCTAAAAGTCGAGGCCGGAAGCGCTGTAGCCGCTGCGTATGCGCTTATTTTGGGCATTGACGCGATCCTTGATATGGGGCGCACGTCGATGAACGTCACGGGAGATATGCTGGGCGCGCTAGTTGTGGCCAAAAATGAAAAAAAATTAGACGAAAGTAAGTGGGTGGATTAG
- a CDS encoding Rrf2 family transcriptional regulator yields the protein MQIGQKFSIAIHILLSCEFFKDEKNTSEFLAGTIGTNPVIVRNIIRLLKSANLINVSAGTGGASLAKKPEQITLFDIFSAVNEGENDIFKIHKNSPPPCPLGGRIEALLTPKFGSAQQAMFDSLAGVNLQNLLDELAAKN from the coding sequence ATGCAAATAGGACAAAAATTTTCCATCGCTATCCATATCCTGCTTAGCTGCGAGTTTTTTAAAGATGAAAAAAACACGAGCGAATTTTTAGCCGGCACGATCGGTACGAACCCCGTCATCGTGCGAAATATCATTAGGCTTTTAAAATCGGCAAATTTGATAAACGTAAGCGCGGGCACGGGCGGGGCGAGCCTAGCTAAAAAGCCTGAGCAGATCACACTTTTTGATATATTTTCGGCGGTAAACGAGGGCGAAAACGATATCTTTAAAATCCACAAAAACTCGCCGCCGCCTTGTCCGCTAGGAGGCAGGATCGAGGCGCTTTTGACGCCTAAATTTGGCTCCGCGCAGCAGGCGATGTTTGATAGCTTAGCGGGCGTAAATTTGCAAAATTTGCTAGACGAACTGGCGGCTAAAAACTAA
- a CDS encoding YajG family lipoprotein, whose amino-acid sequence MKNLAFFALAVALFAAVMSGCSQRSSVLNLTPYQSTSNQMGYQKNIRINSIEDARANKSIVATITGSNGNVKEYVTLQNSIESWLQDGLSTELKRLGANLSDFGDIVVDVRIVELKANLSGYSTDNLKGSAKLTITVHRGDQTITKNVSQEQTKFAPIHTSGAFKSFFDELLQDIVKRAAIQILKS is encoded by the coding sequence ATGAAAAATTTAGCTTTTTTCGCCCTTGCCGTCGCGCTTTTTGCCGCAGTCATGAGCGGATGCTCGCAGCGCAGCTCGGTGTTAAATTTAACCCCGTATCAATCAACCTCGAACCAGATGGGTTACCAAAAAAATATCCGTATAAATAGCATCGAGGACGCTCGCGCCAACAAAAGCATCGTCGCCACGATCACGGGCAGTAACGGCAACGTAAAAGAGTACGTCACGCTACAAAACAGCATCGAGAGCTGGCTACAAGACGGCCTTAGCACCGAGCTAAAGCGCCTGGGCGCAAATTTGAGCGACTTTGGCGATATCGTCGTGGACGTGAGGATCGTCGAGCTTAAAGCAAATCTAAGCGGCTACTCTACCGACAACCTAAAAGGCTCGGCAAAGCTCACGATAACGGTGCACAGAGGCGATCAGACAATCACCAAAAACGTCTCGCAAGAGCAGACCAAATTTGCCCCGATTCACACGAGCGGCGCGTTTAAGAGCTTTTTTGACGAGCTACTCCAAGATATCGTAAAACGCGCGGCGATCCAGATCCTAAAAAGCTGA
- a CDS encoding NAD(P)-dependent oxidoreductase — translation MKIAIIGANGKSGSNLVQEALKQGYDVTAIVRNKEYKNDDVKVVHKDIFELTKADLAGFDAVISAFAAWTPEAFPLHKKVAKHLADALSGTKTRLLVIGGAGTLYMDDKQTMVMDTPSFPAGYMGVAKATAESFFELKTKSDVLWTYVSPAGDYDADGARTGKYVLGNDHVILNSQNESYISYADLAIAIIDELKNRNFVQKRFTAVGERA, via the coding sequence ATGAAAATAGCAATCATCGGAGCAAATGGAAAATCAGGTTCAAATTTGGTGCAAGAAGCCCTAAAACAAGGCTACGACGTCACGGCGATCGTGCGAAACAAAGAGTACAAAAACGACGATGTCAAAGTAGTTCACAAAGATATTTTTGAGCTAACAAAGGCCGATCTAGCGGGCTTTGACGCCGTTATCAGCGCATTTGCGGCATGGACGCCCGAAGCGTTCCCGCTTCATAAAAAGGTAGCAAAACACCTCGCAGACGCGCTTAGCGGTACTAAAACGAGACTACTCGTCATCGGCGGTGCGGGTACGCTATACATGGACGATAAGCAGACGATGGTTATGGATACGCCAAGCTTCCCTGCTGGGTACATGGGCGTCGCAAAGGCTACGGCGGAGTCGTTTTTTGAGCTAAAAACCAAATCTGACGTGCTTTGGACCTACGTTTCGCCTGCCGGAGACTACGACGCAGATGGCGCTCGCACCGGCAAATACGTGCTCGGTAACGATCACGTCATACTAAACTCGCAAAACGAGAGCTATATCAGCTACGCCGATCTTGCGATCGCGATCATTGACGAGCTAAAAAATAGAAATTTCGTGCAAAAGCGCTTTACCGCCGTCGGCGAGAGAGCGTGA
- a CDS encoding cation diffusion facilitator family transporter, translated as MHENHAHCTHSHTSNKTVLRNSFLIISAFMLVEVAGGFATNSLALLSDAGHMLSDAAALGLSLFAFKFGERKGNLQKTFGYRRIEILAATINAVTLIVIAVFIVIEAARRLQNPPEVATAGMLAISTLGLAVNIVVALYMLRGSDVRENVNMRGAYLHVLGDAAGSVGAIAAALAMMCFGWGWADAAASLLVAALIVKSGWGVLKDSLNILMEGSPKGVYLDGLVAQIRGVDGVLSVHDLHVWSITSGANALTAHIVVSGELSVREAERILREISHELEHLGITHTTLQLESSENECADELICEVRSNDASGHSGHSH; from the coding sequence ATGCACGAAAATCACGCCCATTGCACACATTCGCACACATCAAATAAAACCGTTTTGAGAAATTCCTTCCTTATAATATCCGCTTTTATGCTGGTCGAGGTCGCGGGCGGCTTCGCGACGAACTCGCTCGCCCTGCTCTCGGACGCCGGACACATGCTATCAGACGCAGCGGCGCTCGGGCTTTCGCTGTTTGCGTTTAAATTCGGCGAACGTAAAGGCAATCTGCAAAAGACCTTCGGCTACAGACGGATCGAAATTTTAGCCGCGACGATAAACGCCGTCACGCTCATCGTCATCGCCGTTTTTATCGTCATCGAGGCGGCGCGACGCCTGCAAAATCCGCCCGAAGTCGCCACCGCTGGCATGCTCGCCATCAGTACGCTGGGTCTTGCCGTAAACATCGTCGTGGCGCTATACATGCTGCGCGGCAGCGACGTGAGAGAAAACGTCAATATGCGCGGCGCCTACCTGCACGTGCTTGGCGACGCTGCAGGCTCGGTGGGCGCGATCGCGGCCGCGTTAGCGATGATGTGCTTTGGCTGGGGCTGGGCGGACGCGGCGGCTAGCCTGCTCGTAGCCGCGCTCATCGTAAAAAGCGGCTGGGGCGTGCTAAAAGACAGCCTAAACATCCTGATGGAGGGCTCGCCAAAAGGCGTGTACCTGGACGGGCTCGTCGCGCAGATCAGGGGCGTGGACGGCGTGCTTTCGGTGCACGACCTGCACGTCTGGAGCATAACAAGCGGCGCAAACGCGCTCACGGCTCACATCGTAGTTAGCGGCGAGCTGAGCGTGCGCGAGGCGGAGCGGATCTTGCGCGAAATATCGCACGAACTGGAGCATCTGGGCATCACGCACACGACGCTGCAGCTTGAAAGCAGCGAGAACGAATGCGCGGACGAGCTCATCTGTGAGGTGCGCTCAAACGACGCAAGCGGGCATTCGGGGCATAGTCATTAA